A window of the Syntrophales bacterium genome harbors these coding sequences:
- a CDS encoding AAA family ATPase — MRKIICIANQKGGVGKTTTAINLSASLAATEKRTLLIDCDPQGNASNGIGIEKSLIAEKNLYHSLTGKVPLKDVIVSTQIPTLDIISSNRDLIGVEVEFVSLPDREKRLKYLLQKMDTPYEFIIIDCPPSLGFLTINSLVASDNLIIPLQCEYFAMEGLGYLLQTVKLIKARLNPSLFLRGILLTMFDTRNRLSHRVAEDVRKHFGKKVFKTVIPRNVRLSESPSHGLPIILYDIGSRGAISYMELAQEMLSNGRI, encoded by the coding sequence ATGCGCAAAATTATATGTATAGCCAATCAAAAAGGCGGTGTCGGCAAAACGACAACGGCAATCAACCTGTCAGCGTCGTTAGCAGCAACGGAAAAGAGAACACTTCTCATAGATTGTGATCCCCAGGGAAACGCATCAAACGGCATAGGCATAGAGAAATCATTGATAGCCGAAAAGAACCTGTATCATTCACTGACAGGTAAGGTTCCCCTGAAGGACGTCATTGTCAGCACACAGATCCCCACTCTTGACATAATTTCCTCTAATCGGGACCTCATCGGTGTAGAAGTAGAATTTGTTTCTCTCCCGGACAGGGAAAAAAGGCTCAAATATCTTTTACAAAAAATGGATACTCCCTACGAGTTTATTATTATAGACTGTCCTCCTTCTCTCGGTTTTTTGACAATCAACTCCCTTGTTGCTTCCGACAATCTTATCATTCCTCTGCAGTGTGAATATTTCGCGATGGAGGGCCTCGGATATTTACTGCAAACGGTAAAGCTCATTAAAGCAAGACTTAATCCATCTCTTTTTCTCCGCGGGATACTCTTGACCATGTTCGACACAAGAAACAGGCTTTCCCACAGGGTTGCTGAAGATGTTAGAAAACATTTCGGTAAAAAGGTCTTTAAAACCGTTATCCCGAGAAATGTAAGACTCTCTGAAAGTCCGAGCCACGGACTGCCGATAATTCTCTATGATATCGGGTCGCGTGGTGCAATTTCCTATATGGAACTTGCACAAGAAATGCTGTCCAATGGGAGGATATAA
- a CDS encoding ParB/RepB/Spo0J family partition protein, translated as MPPKNSLGKGLGAMFPDLLDDLNDKPQFVICGIEELCPNRFQARKNFSRKDLEKLVSSIKKNGIIQPIVVRRSDTGYEIIVGERRWRAAQEAGLKDVPVIIREAEDREMAEISIIENLQREELNPIEEAEAFQTLMNTFFLSQEEISSRVGRDRSTIANSVRLLKLPSGVKDALTQKTISAGHARALLALSTAEEQVRVLGAILKKGLSVRETELIIKNIKALPGQKKKLQKEQAIVDLEKELSSKLMTSIKIRQSKKAGTIEIKFSNPEELNRLVQFIREAGNE; from the coding sequence ATGCCACCAAAAAATTCGCTGGGCAAGGGTCTGGGAGCGATGTTTCCGGATCTTCTTGACGACTTAAATGATAAACCTCAGTTTGTAATATGCGGCATTGAAGAGCTTTGCCCCAACAGATTTCAGGCAAGAAAAAACTTTAGTAGAAAAGACCTTGAAAAACTCGTCTCTTCCATCAAAAAAAATGGGATTATTCAACCAATAGTCGTCAGGAGATCAGACACCGGCTACGAAATAATTGTGGGAGAACGTCGCTGGAGAGCCGCCCAGGAAGCAGGGTTGAAGGATGTTCCTGTAATCATCAGGGAAGCTGAAGACCGTGAAATGGCTGAAATTTCAATTATAGAAAATCTACAGCGCGAGGAGCTGAACCCGATCGAAGAAGCAGAGGCTTTTCAAACCCTCATGAACACATTTTTCCTTTCTCAAGAGGAAATATCATCCAGAGTCGGCAGGGATAGATCGACAATTGCCAATTCCGTCAGACTGCTTAAACTGCCCTCAGGGGTAAAGGATGCCCTGACCCAAAAAACCATATCCGCCGGTCATGCAAGGGCACTCCTTGCCCTCAGTACCGCCGAGGAACAGGTCCGGGTCCTTGGAGCTATTCTCAAGAAGGGGTTAAGTGTTCGAGAAACGGAACTTATAATCAAAAACATAAAGGCCTTGCCGGGGCAAAAAAAGAAGCTCCAAAAGGAGCAAGCTATCGTTGATCTGGAAAAGGAGCTATCGTCTAAATTGATGACATCTATTAAGATTAGACAATCAAAGAAGGCTGGCACTATCGAAATCAAGTTTTCCAACCCGGAAGAGCTAAACAGACTGGTACAGTTTATAAGAGAAGCAGGAAACGAATAA
- the dnaA gene encoding chromosomal replication initiator protein DnaA encodes MDILWEKSCNFIKEKISKQNYETWISPISITSIEGNNIGLSVPNKFFNDWLTENYLPIMRESLSGVMGIDVNINFTVRNEKTDTAVERSHKTTHKTKPAVSIKRVFPSLNSHYNFERFVVGSSNQFAHAAAIAVAEQPAKNYNPLFIYGGVGLGKTHLLNAIGLHTLSLYHERNVLYLSAEEFMNELINAIRYDKMQTFREKFRNIDSLLIDDIQFIAGKERTQEEFFHTFNRLHDSAKQIVVTSDKFPKDIPNLEKRLRSRFEWGLIADIQPPETETKVAIIKKKAQEINISIPDNVAHYIASRVESNIRELEGYLIRIGAYTSLTGEKIDIDTTKGVLEKLLGHEGVKEITIDEIIRAAANKFNVKKSDIKSQKRNKAFILPRQIVMYLSRKITNLSYPEIGSEMGGKDHSTVIYANNKIKKLMEKDVKIRNLIGEIEDSLRVKT; translated from the coding sequence GTGGACATACTCTGGGAAAAAAGTTGTAATTTTATTAAAGAAAAGATCAGTAAGCAAAATTACGAAACATGGATAAGTCCGATCAGCATTACCTCTATTGAAGGAAATAATATAGGTCTTTCTGTACCTAATAAGTTCTTTAATGACTGGTTAACCGAAAATTATCTGCCTATCATGAGGGAATCCCTATCTGGGGTAATGGGCATTGACGTAAATATAAATTTTACCGTAAGGAACGAAAAAACGGATACAGCCGTTGAAAGGAGTCACAAAACAACACATAAAACGAAGCCTGCTGTGAGTATAAAAAGAGTTTTCCCCTCGCTCAATTCTCACTACAATTTTGAGAGATTTGTTGTTGGTTCAAGTAATCAGTTTGCACATGCTGCAGCTATAGCTGTTGCCGAGCAGCCGGCAAAGAATTACAATCCTCTGTTTATATATGGCGGAGTCGGACTTGGAAAGACACACCTTCTCAACGCCATCGGCCTCCACACCCTCTCTCTCTACCACGAAAGAAATGTTTTATACCTTTCAGCTGAGGAATTCATGAATGAACTTATCAACGCCATAAGATATGACAAAATGCAAACCTTCCGTGAGAAATTCAGAAATATAGATTCCCTTCTAATTGATGATATCCAATTTATAGCTGGAAAGGAAAGGACACAGGAAGAATTTTTCCACACATTCAATAGATTACATGACTCTGCTAAACAAATTGTTGTTACAAGCGACAAATTCCCAAAAGACATTCCAAACCTCGAGAAAAGATTACGCTCAAGATTTGAATGGGGTCTCATAGCAGACATTCAACCACCGGAAACAGAAACAAAGGTTGCCATTATCAAAAAGAAGGCACAGGAAATTAATATCTCAATACCCGATAATGTCGCCCATTATATCGCCTCAAGGGTGGAGTCAAACATAAGAGAGCTTGAAGGTTACCTCATAAGAATAGGTGCATACACTTCTCTTACGGGGGAAAAAATAGATATAGATACTACAAAAGGAGTACTTGAAAAACTTCTCGGGCATGAGGGTGTAAAAGAAATTACCATTGATGAGATCATTAGGGCAGCTGCTAATAAGTTTAACGTGAAAAAATCTGACATTAAATCCCAAAAGAGAAATAAAGCTTTCATTCTGCCAAGACAAATTGTAATGTATCTGTCGAGAAAGATAACCAATTTATCATATCCGGAGATAGGATCGGAAATGGGAGGTAAGGATCACTCGACAGTCATATACGCTAATAATAAGATAAAGAAACTCATGGAAAAGGATGTTAAAATAAGAAACTTGATAGGGGAAATAGAAGATTCATTACGAGTCAAGACCTAA